The following nucleotide sequence is from Pseudoalteromonas xiamenensis.
CAGCAATCAATGCAAGTGGCATAACACCAAGCAGTGGGGCTAATCGTCGTTTTCGCTCTTCATCGAGTAGGATACTAAAACAGGTATTTTCTTCTTTAAGTCGACGTTGAAGGTGACGGCAAGACAAGTTAAGCGCGGCGGCGACTCTGACTTGGTTCACATTAAATAAATCGGATTTGGCTTCAAGTAACATGGTCACTTGCCGTTTTACTCCCGACGTTTTTGCAAACATCGCAAGCGCATCATCAGACAAATGTAAAAAGGTACGATGCATCATTTCATTTTTACTCAGAAATGGAATGTCCAACAGGTGTCTGTCAAAAACAATGGCATTTTCTGACTGGTTTACCTGAATAGCACATCCAAACCACGCTGCAAGTTCAGGTAAATTCGTAGCAGGAATGTCAAAAGCAAAACGAACTTCAAGCGGAGACAATGTTGATTTTAGCACCTGCCGCGTCACTGCGACCCATGCCGTCATATTGCGTAAAACCACATGCGAATTTGATTTACTAAAAGGCTGCCAACTGATTTTCGCTTGCTGCTGTTCTGTAAATTCAGCACG
It contains:
- a CDS encoding AraC family transcriptional regulator; protein product: MNYSTSYVYFASVIAYLESQGISERLLHSHLSFWPEGEHDVRVPLESYETLLEVGARLTKDTLFGFHLGQSILAADYGVLGYLVESSRDLKQAIEALLRYDALVANIGRAEFTEQQQAKISWQPFSKSNSHVVLRNMTAWVAVTRQVLKSTLSPLEVRFAFDIPATNLPELAAWFGCAIQVNQSENAIVFDRHLLDIPFLSKNEMMHRTFLHLSDDALAMFAKTSGVKRQVTMLLEAKSDLFNVNQVRVAAALNLSCRHLQRRLKEENTCFSILLDEERKRRLAPLLGVMPLALIAEKLGFAEQSSFNKAFKKWYGTSPNEYLKAKLKRH